In Deltaproteobacteria bacterium, the genomic stretch TATCGAAGAGAATCTTGAAGTCGATCTTGCCTTCCAGAAAGTTGGCATCAAGGCGCAGTGCCTTCTGATCCCGGGAGACCCAAATGCCGTTTACGTTGCCGCTGGTAAAGACCTTTTTCTTCAACTCCTCCATTGAGGCCTGATCTTTGGGGACCTCCTTCATGATCTGGTTGGAGGAAAACCCCCCGGCCGTTTCCTTCAGGATCGTCACCTTCTGGGAAGCGATGGAGAAGATACCGAAATGGTCGACGCCGGGGATGAGATCGACGGCGTCGGTAATGCGGTACATCTTCGAGAGGGTATTGGTATTAAAGACATCGCCCTTCCTGACCTCCAGCACCAGCGTGGCCTGATAGGCCCCGCCGAAGCACCTGGCATACTGCTGATGGACCTGCACGTAGGGATGGTTCTGGGGAAAGAGGTCCAGAAATTGGGTGAACATCTGGATGCGGAAGATCTGGCTCAGAAAAAAGAGGGTAATCACCCCCATGGCCACCAGTATCTTTTTTTTATGATTAATGAGAAAGCCGACCAGTACTTTATACATGATTACTCCTTCCCCACGGCGCCCATAAAGGGAGGCAGACCGAGACGGCTCCAGGTTTTGCCGGCATCATGGCTGGCCAGGATCTTGCCTTCATTGCCCACTAAAAACCCGCCGTTGTTAAAAAAGGCCAGGCCTGAAAGCCAGGAATAGTGGCCGGGGATGATCAGAGGAGACCAGGTCTGGCCGTTATCCGATGATTGGACCACGGCCCCCCGTAAACCGACGGCCATCAGCCTGGAATCGAGAAATCGGACCTTGAGCAGGCTATCTTCGGTGTTACTCTTGGTCTCTTGCCAGCTTCGGCCGCCGTCGGAGGTGACCAGAATCTTTCCGGCAGTACCGACCGCCACGCCCCTCTTTTCATCTTTAAAGGCGATGCCGAAGAGTTTGCCCAATTGATCTCTCCGTTGTTTCTGAAAGGTCTTTCCGCCGTCCACGGTATGGAGGATGGTTTCAAATTCACCGGCGATCCAGCCTTCCCGGGGATTCAGGAATACCAGGTCGTTTAAAATCACGTCTTCCTGGAAAGGTAGCTTTTCCCATGTGCTCCCCCCGTCTACCGTATGGAGGACAGTGCCGAAGGTCCCCACGCAAAAGCCTTCCCGATCATTAAGAAATTGGACCTTGAGGAGTTTCTGGTCAGTGACCGGACTCTTCTGCTTCTCCCAGTGGTTGCCCCCGTCTTTGGTATGGAGGATGGTCCCTTGGTCGCCCACGATCCAGCCCTCTTTTTCGCTGACGAAAGATACGCCGGTTAAGGCCTGGAAGGTGCCGGCCTGCTGGCGGGACCAGGTCTTGCCCCCGTCTGAAGAATGAGTAATGGCCCCGAAGTAGCCTACCACCCAGACATGATCTTTATCCGGCGCGGCCACATCGTAAAACTTGTCGCCAAAAGTGATCGGTGGCGGCCCCATGGCCTGAGCGCCATGACTCAAAGGTCCTTGTGCATTTCTCGGAGGCTTTCCCTGATCGTCCGAAGGTGACCGGCCTTCCTCCTTATGACAAGCTGCGATCATCATCAGAAAACAGAAGGCCCCTATCGCTGCCCACCACATCCCTTTTTGACTTCCAACAATGTCAGGTTCCATCATTCAAATCCCCTTGTAATCATCCCAGAAATCTAACATACTCCAAGGCATTTTCTGCCGATATGTAACCGGTATTAAGGGTAAAACCTATGGTATTGAACGGCAGTCGGCAGACACACCTTAATCCTTATCCTGCTCTCGATTCCAACGGATGAGGTGTTCTATGAGCCCTTTTCGGCAGTCTTCGATAGCCTTCTGACTCCATTCATAAAATCCCTTTCCCGTCTTGAAACCCAGTTCTCCGGCTTCCTGCTTTTGCCTTAACAACGGAGAGGGATTGGAAGATTTTTCAATATGAGGGAGGATATAATCATGGATCTGGAGGGTCAGGTCCAAGCCGACCATATCGACATTCTGTAAAGGTCCCAGCACTGGCAGCCTGATCCCAAAGCCGCTTTTAATGACTTCATCAACCATCTCCGGTTCGGCAATGCCTTGTTCGACGATGGAGATCGCTTCCCGCCAAAGGGCGTGCTGGAGTCTATTGCCTACGAATCCTGGCACATCCTTTTTGACCTTCACCGGCCTTTTACCTACTGATTTCAGC encodes the following:
- a CDS encoding glycosyl hydrolase, with product MMEPDIVGSQKGMWWAAIGAFCFLMMIAACHKEEGRSPSDDQGKPPRNAQGPLSHGAQAMGPPPITFGDKFYDVAAPDKDHVWVVGYFGAITHSSDGGKTWSRQQAGTFQALTGVSFVSEKEGWIVGDQGTILHTKDGGNHWEKQKSPVTDQKLLKVQFLNDREGFCVGTFGTVLHTVDGGSTWEKLPFQEDVILNDLVFLNPREGWIAGEFETILHTVDGGKTFQKQRRDQLGKLFGIAFKDEKRGVAVGTAGKILVTSDGGRSWQETKSNTEDSLLKVRFLDSRLMAVGLRGAVVQSSDNGQTWSPLIIPGHYSWLSGLAFFNNGGFLVGNEGKILASHDAGKTWSRLGLPPFMGAVGKE
- a CDS encoding 3-hydroxyacyl-CoA dehydrogenase family protein, whose protein sequence is LKSVGKRPVKVKKDVPGFVGNRLQHALWREAISIVEQGIAEPEMVDEVIKSGFGIRLPVLGPLQNVDMVGLDLTLQIHDYILPHIEKSSNPSPLLRQKQEAGELGFKTGKGFYEWSQKAIEDCRKGLIEHLIRWNREQDKD